One window of the Glycocaulis alkaliphilus genome contains the following:
- a CDS encoding response regulator yields MLRVLVVDDNTHMTSILRTVLNSFGIRNVDEVRGAVEALELIRTRSYDFVLLDYNMPILDGIELTRLIRTGRDHNQQMIPIIMITGFTERSRVISARDAGVTEVCVKPVTARDLWNRIAEIINAPRPFVRSKNYTGPDRRRHKDVEFSGKERRQAREQAAGISA; encoded by the coding sequence GTGTTGCGTGTCCTGGTTGTGGACGACAACACGCACATGACCTCGATCCTGCGAACCGTTCTCAACAGTTTCGGTATTCGTAATGTGGACGAGGTGCGCGGCGCCGTGGAAGCGCTGGAGCTGATCCGCACGCGCTCCTACGATTTCGTCCTGCTGGACTACAACATGCCGATCCTGGACGGTATCGAGCTCACCCGTCTGATCAGGACCGGGCGCGACCATAACCAGCAGATGATCCCCATCATCATGATTACCGGCTTTACCGAGCGATCGCGTGTCATCTCGGCGCGCGATGCGGGCGTCACCGAAGTATGCGTCAAGCCGGTTACCGCGCGCGATCTGTGGAACCGGATCGCCGAGATCATCAACGCGCCGCGCCCGTTTGTACGTTCGAAAAACTACACCGGACCGGACCGCCGCCGTCACAAGGATGTCGAGTTCTCCGGCAAGGAAAGGCGGCAAGCCAGAGAGCAGGCCGCCGGCATTTCCGCCTGA
- a CDS encoding septal ring lytic transglycosylase RlpA family protein — MILSTRNRFTGVMAAIAGLLVTACSQTTDTGDVSATVLPAASPVHIVAAAGSVAPDPLTQPARQSETGLASWYGDRFHGRLTASGEVYDMHALTAAHPELPMRSLARVTRLDNGQSVVVRINDRGPFVEGRIVDLSRAAARILGLIEDGLAEVRVEAFGPADPQDRAAVSGFLPRRNTASARGGGN, encoded by the coding sequence ATGATCTTGTCAACGCGCAATCGCTTTACAGGTGTTATGGCCGCTATTGCAGGCCTGCTGGTGACAGCGTGTTCGCAAACCACTGATACCGGAGACGTGTCAGCTACTGTCCTGCCTGCGGCCAGTCCGGTCCACATCGTGGCAGCCGCGGGGAGCGTTGCGCCTGATCCCCTGACCCAGCCCGCACGCCAAAGCGAAACAGGTCTGGCATCCTGGTATGGTGATCGCTTTCACGGGCGCCTGACGGCAAGTGGGGAAGTATATGACATGCATGCGCTGACGGCGGCGCATCCAGAGTTGCCCATGCGCAGCCTTGCCCGTGTCACGCGCCTCGACAACGGCCAGAGCGTGGTTGTCCGCATCAATGATCGCGGCCCCTTCGTCGAGGGACGGATCGTGGATCTCAGCCGGGCCGCCGCCCGGATACTTGGCCTTATTGAAGACGGTCTGGCGGAGGTGAGGGTGGAGGCGTTCGGGCCCGCCGATCCGCAAGACCGGGCCGCCGTTTCAGGCTTTCTTCCCCGGCGCAATACCGCCAGCGCACGCGGCGGCGGCAACTGA